From one Triticum urartu cultivar G1812 chromosome 3, Tu2.1, whole genome shotgun sequence genomic stretch:
- the LOC125543664 gene encoding sulfoquinovosidase-like yields the protein MTSPATEKPKTTKKHNARLNNPFPRAVPAAAFRNGDAAPPLSFGPFSKLAHAHDYPVGSRFRLSWNPSFGGAISLARVSSSGGDPRSRVMWETIPGVAFVSAASATTEADECRGSFALRDGPARLVPDRQSVDRIRSLYRCDVEAGADALRGAAFEASDQTRFPVLLITGVVSAKKADPASSCCCGLRAGRRARARAGKPVLSARYWVFLEEKSDTQVSFSVKIADYQWSCGHADPSSPPPAATTAPRPHRINILSLRLRLAGRVHRSMSKKKKLSAGFPAQEEVSALLPPPERASAEEEARPEEFNRVFLTYASSLDERFYGFGEQFSCMEFKGRRVPVLVQEQGIGRGDQPITFAANLLSYRSGGNWSTTYAPSPFYMTSKMRSLYLEGYDYSIFDLTKPDRVQIQVYGNSVQGRILEGESPTELITSYTGSTGRPPVLPRWITSGAVVGMQGGTDAVRRVWSQLRDHDVPVSALWLQDWVGQRKTAIGSQLWWNWEVDDDHYAGWKDLIRDLRCDGVRTMTYCNPCLVPMGEKGNARRHLYEEAKELGILVRDEAGEPYMMPNTAFDVAMLDFTNPEASSWFKGILRGMADEGVSGWMADFGEGLPLDARLHSGEDPVAAHNRYPELWARVNREFADEWKSEAGEDEEEGVVFFVRAGFRESSRWAMLFWEGDQMVSWQANDGIKSSVVGLLSGGLSGIPLNHSDAGGYCTVDLPLLRYRRSEELLMRWMEVNAFTVVFRTHEGNKPGSNCQFYSNSRILAHFARCAKMYKAWEFYRVQLVEEAAEKGLPVARHLFLHYPEDRRVQELTYQQFLVGTEMMVVPVLDKGRTAVTAYFPTSDGGSWRHVWTGEEFGGGHRSGHGSVGEATVHGFQAEVTADVGCPAVFVRVGSPVRERFVRNLRDLGVI from the exons ATGACGTCGCCGGCGACGGAGAAGCCCAAGACCACCAAGAAGCACAACGCGCGCCTCAACAACCCCTTCCCGCGCGCCGTTCCGGCCGCCGCTTTCCGCAACGGCGACGCCGCGCCGCCCCTCTCCTTCGGCCCGTTCTCCAAGCTCGCCCACGCCCACGATTACCCCGTCGGCTCCCGATTCCGCCTGAGCTGGAATCCCTCGTTCGGCGGAGCGATCTCGCTGGCACGCGTCTCCTCCTCCGGCGGCGACCCTCGCAGCCGCGTGATGTGGGAGACCATCCCCGGCGTCGCGTTCGTCTCCGCGGCTTCCGCCACCACCGAGGCCGACGAGTGCCGCGGATCGTTCGCGCTCCGCGACGGACCCGCCCGCCTTGTTCCGGACCGCCAGAGTGTCGACAGGATCAGGTCCTTGTACCGCTGCGACGTCGAGGCCGGCGCCGACGCCCTGCGGGGCGCCGCGTTCGAAGCGTCTGACCAGACACGGTTCCCGGTGCTGTTGATCACCGGGGTCGTGTCTGCGAAGAAGGCGGACCCTGCGTCGTCGTGCTGCTGCGGCCtgcgcgccggccgccgcgccagGGCCCGCGCAGGAAAGCCGGTCCTTTCAGCGAGGTACTGGGTCTTCCTGGAGGAGAAGAGCGACACGCAAGTGTCGTTCAGCGTCAAGATCGCCGACTACCAATGGAGCTGCGGCCACGCCGATCCTTCGAGTCCACCGCCGGCGGCCACGACAGCTCCAAGGCCCCACAGGATCAACATCCTGAGCCTTCGGCTCCGCCTGGCGGGGCGAGTCCATAGGAGCATGAGCAAGAAGAAGAAGCTCTCCGCCGGGTTCCCGGCGCAGGAGGAGGTCTCagcgctgctgccgccgccggaGAGAGCGTCGGCGGAGGAGGAGGCACGGCCGGAGGAGTTCAACCGGGTATTCCTCACGTACGCGAGCTCGCTCGACGAGCGGTTCTACGGCTTCGGCGAGCAATTCAGCTGCATGGAATTCAAGGGGAGAAGGGTGCCCGTTCTTGTGCAGGAGCAGGGGATTGGCAGGGGAGACCAGCCCATCACTTTCGCTGCCAATCTCCTCAGCTACAG GTCGGGAGGAAACTGGAGCACCACGTATGCTCCATCTCCTTTCTACATGACCTCCAAGATGAGGTCCCTGTACCTGGAGGGATACGATTATTCTATATTTGACCTTACAAAACCTGACAGAGTACAGATTCAG GTTTATGGGAATTCGGTTCAGGGAAGAATACTAGAGGGAGAGTCACCGACCGAGCTGATCACGAGCTACACGGGGTCCACCGGACGGCCGCCGGTTCTTCCCAGATGGATCACGTCCGGCGCGGTCGTCGGCATGCAGGGCGGCACGGACGCCGTCCGCCGTGTGTGGAGCCAGCTGCGAGACCACGACGTCCCGGTCTCCGCACTCTGGCTGCAG GATTGGGTTGGGCAGAGGAAGACGGCGATCGGGTCGCAGCTCTGGTGGAACTGGGAGGTCGACGACGATCACTACGCCGGCTGGAAGGATCTTATACGCGACCTCAGGTGCGACGGCGTGAGGACGATGACATACTGCAATCCCTGCCTCGTCCCG ATGGGTGAGAAGGGGAACGCGAGGAGGCACCTGTACGAGGAGGCCAAGGAGCTGGGGATCCTGGTGAGGGACGAGGCCGGCGAGCCATACATGATGCCCAACACGGCGTTCGACGTGGCCATGCTGGACTTCACCAACCCGGAGGCGAGCTCCTGGTTCAAGGGCATCCTGCGCGGGATGGCGGACGAAGGCGTCAGCGGCTGGATGGCCGACTTCGGGGAGGGCCTCCCGCTGGACGCGCGGCTCCACTCGGGGGAGGACCCCGTGGCGGCGCACAACCGGTACCCGGAGCTGTGGGCGCGCGTCAACCGGGAGTTCGCCGACGAGTGGAAGTCGGAGGCCGGCGAGGACGAGGAGGAAGGGGTGGTGTTCTTCGTGCGGGCGGGGTTCAGGGAGAGCTCCAGGTGGGCGATGCTCTTCTGGGAGGGGGACCAGATGGTGAGCTGGCAGGCCAACGACGGCATCAAGAGCAGCGTCGTGGGCCTGCTCAGCGGCGGCCTCTCCGGCATCCCGCTGAACCACAGCGACGCCGGCGGGTACTGCACCGTCGACCTCCCGCTCCTGCGCTACCGACGGAGCGAGGAGCTCCTCATGCGCTGGATGGAGGTGAACGCCTTCACCGTCGTCTTCCGCACCCACGAG GGGAACAAGCCCGGGTCCaactgccagttctactccaacagcCGGATCCTCGCGCATTTCGCGCGCTGCGCCAAGATGTACAAAGCCTGGGAGTTCTACCGCGTCCAGCTCGTCGAG gaggcggcggagaagggCCTCCCCGTGGCGCGCCACCTATTCCTGCACTACCCGGAGGACCGGCGCGTGCAGGAGCTGACGTACCAGCAGTTCCTGGTGGGGACGGAGATGATGGTGGTGCCGGTCCTGGACAAGGGCAGGACCGCGGTGACCGCCTACTTTCCGACGTCGGACGGGGGGTCGTGGAGGCACGTGTGGACCGGCGAAGAGTTCGGCGGTGGGCACAGGAGCGGGCACGGTAGCGTGGGGGAGGCGACGGTGCACGGGTTTCAGGCCGAGGTCACCGCCGACGTGGGCTGCCCAGCCGTGTTTGTGAGGGTTGGGTCACCCGTTCGGGAAAGGTTTGTAAGAAATTTGAGAGACCTCGGTGTAATTTAA